In Campylobacter sp. MIT 12-8780, the DNA window ATCACCCCACCTAAATTCTTAGCATCAAGTTCGCCAACGATAAGCTTAACTAATCCTTTAATGATAAGCATGCTAGCTTCTACACTTTCTTCGTATGCGTATAAAAAGGCATTAAAGCCTGTATAGTAAAAAGTTTTACTCTCATTGCTCGGTGCTATACCAATGAGTGGCTTTTGCACAATCTGCAAAAACTCATTATAGCCTTCTGCAACTTCAGGCATAAGTGAGATATTAAGTCTTTCATTAGCTCTTTGCACAAGTAAATTTAAGCGTTCATTTTTAATCTCTTTTCTAAGCTCATCAAAGCTAAAAACTTCTTTATTATTGACGCTTATTATGGTATCTCCTACCATCAAGCCAGCTTTTTGTGCGGCTGAGTTTTGAGCTATAAAACCTATAGTTGGAGCAAGTTTGCTTACCCCTAAATGTGCGATGGCAAGATAAAGCAAAAAGGCTAGGATAAGATTAAAAAATGGACCAGCAAAGAGTATATAAATTTTTTGTAAGGGTTTTAAGACGCTGTAGCTGTCCTTTTCAAACACTTCTTTACCAGGCTTTAAATCATCTTGTCCCTTAAGCTTGACATAGCCACCAAGAGGTAAGGCGCTTAAGCGATATGCTGTGCCTTTAAATTCTTTTTCAAGCAGGGCTTTGCCAAAACCTATGCTAAAGACTTCAACCTTGACTTTTAAGGATTTTGCAGCTAAAAAATGCCCCAATTCATGAAAAAAGATTAAAAAAGAAATCACAAGCAAGGTTACAAAAAAGCTTGCAGAGTAAAAATACACCCCAAGTATGATAATGGCAAGTAAAAACAATAAAGATTTCATTTATCTGCCCTTTGCTTGTGCTTAAGATAAACAAGGATATATTCTAAGCCAGAGTATAAAGTCAAGATCAAAGCAAGATAAAGCAAAGCTTCGCCAAAAATCCATTCCATCATCAAAAAAATCACCGCTATCATTTGAAAAGCAGTTTTAAGTTTGCCAGCAAATGAAGCGCTAATGTCTATATTTTCAGCCTGCATAACCACGCGAAAACCAGTGATGAAAAACTCACGCACTAAGATAAGATACACCACCCAAGCATTAGCTCTATCAAGAAGCAAAAGCCCTAAAAAAGCAGCAAGCAAAAGCATTTTATCAGCTAAAGGATCAAGTATGGCTCCTAGTTTTGTCTTTTGTCCCCACGCCCTTGCAATATATCCATCAAAAAAGTCAGTAAGAGCAGCTACGCCAAAAATCAATGTTGCAAAATAATTTATCCAGCTTGAATGTAAGCTTTGAAATTTAAAAGTAAGCACAAAAAAAAGTAAAGGTGCAAGTAATATACGAAATAAAGCAAGTATATTTGGCAAATTCATCAACAAAACCTTAAATTTTTAGCCCAATCATAACGAAAAAAACTCAATTAGGAGTTAATAAAAGCCTATATTTATTGTCTATAAGAATAAATTTGTGCTAAAATTTTGTCCGCTTATATGGATTTTTAAAGCAAATGAAAAGGAATATATAGTGCAATTTAACACAGAAAATGTTAAATATTTCCCAACTTTTGAGATGGAGTTTAATCAAATATAAATTTATTCTTTCTTAAAAAATCTTTTCAAGATTGATTTTATAGACCTTTCTTAAATACAAAGCCTGTTTTTTCAAAAGCCATTTTTTCTTCATAAAAGTTATGTGCTTCTTTTCTAAAAAAACTTGAGCTTAGCTCTAGTTCTTTATAGCCTTGAGCCTTTGCCCAGCTTTCAAGCTCTTTAAGGCATCTTGCTCCAACGCCCTTGCCCCTTAAGCGCTCATCAACCACAAAATCGCAAATATAAAGACAAGATTCATGATAAAGCACATTAAAAGGCATAACCCCACAAAGTGCGATAAATTCATCTTTTTCATCTTTAAATGCAAAAAGTTTATAATGCTGGGTTTTAAAAGCAAGTGCAGCTTTATCTAAAAATTCAGCTAAAGTAAGGCTTGGGCGAAGTTGTTTTATCAGCTTAAAGGCTTTTTCTAAGTCATTTTTTTCTTTAAGTTCTTGCATTGTATTTTTCCTTAAATTTAAACAAAAATTTCAGGCTTAAGTCTCATCATCAAGCAAAACGCAGCCAAGCAAGCTTGCTCTCTGATGAAATTTCTATTACCTTTAAAATCAAGCATTTCTTGCAAAAAAGTGCCATCTTTATACATCGCCCCTATAAACACCCTACCACTTTTGCAAGTTGGTTCATCAGCCTCGCCAGCCACCCCGCTGATAGCTAAAGCAAAATCGCACCCACTTGTTTTAAAAGTGCCTTTAAGCATAAAATATACACAACGTTCGCTATACTCGCCCCCATCTTCAAGCACACTTTGGCTAATGCCAAGCCATTCGTGTTTTAAGCGGTTTGAATAGGTGATTAAAGAGCCTTCAAAAAGGGCAGAAACGCCATCAATTTTTGCTAAATTTGCTGCACAAAGTCCAGCTGTGCAAGATTCTGCGAAAGAAATTTTAAGATTTTTTTCTTTGAGCGTTTGCGCGATGTATTCAAGGGGATTGTTGCCAAACATCATTTTTGCACCAAAAAGGTTTTTGCATGCTATAAAAAAGCTTTCAAGTTTGGCGTGTTCTATATTGCTTGCTTTGATGAGTATGAGATTTTCTAAAATGCTTGTAGTTTGTATGCTTGTGTCATAGGATTTTGTTAAGGTTTCAAGCAAGAGCCTTGCACTTTCTTCGTCTATATCTTTAAGCATAAAAAAGTCAAATTCATCTTCAAGCTCGTGAAGTATGGCAGGAAGTTTTTGCTGTAGTTCTGTTTTAATGCAATTGACTTTTGATCTTTCAAAAGTGCTGATAAAGCTATGTTGATCAAAGGTTAAAGTTTTTGAAGGCACTAAAATATCATCTTTTAAAACAAGCAAATCTTCATTTAAAGTGGCTAAAATCTTTGCGAGGATAACATAATTTGTTTGATTTGAAAAGATAGTGATATAGTTAAATTCTTTGATCCAGTTCTCAAGCAAAAAAGGCAAATCTTTACTTGCTTTGGTAAGAATTTTAAGCTCATTGAGCTCTTTGAATTTTTTTTCATATTCTTCACAAATATAAGCGATAAAATTTTTATGCAAGTGTAAATCTTCACCTATAATTAAAAGCAAATGTCTCATTTTTTTCCTTATTTTTTTGAAATTATAGCTAATTTAAAGTCAAATTTAAAGCATTTTTAAGTAAAATTGTAGCTTATATTTAAGTTGTTTAAGGAAAATTATGGATTATAAAGATACTTTGCTTTTGCCAAATACGAGTTTTGCTATGCGTGCAAACCTTCCAGAAAATGAGCCAAAGGCTTTTCAAAGGTGGTTTGAAAACAATTATGCGTATGAAAAAATGAAAAAAAAGCGAGAAAAAGCAAGCAAAAGTTTTACGCTTCATGATGGTCCTCCTTATGCAAATGGCTACATTCACATAGGACATGCCTTAAATAAAATCCTTAAAGAAACTATCATTAAAACACATTATTTTAATGGCGAAAAAGTGCGTTTTACACCGGGGTGGGATTGTCATGGTTTGCCTATAGAACAGCAAGTTGAGCTGAATTTAAAAGAAAAAAAACAAAGTGCAAATACTCAAGAAATCCGCACGTTTTGCCGTGAGCATGCAAATAAATTTATCGCTTTGCAAAAAGAAGGTTTTAAAGAACTTGGTGTGATTGCAGACTGGGATAAGCCTTATTTGACTATGGATTTTGCTTTTGAGGCAAATATTTATCGTGCGCTTTGCAAGGTGCTTGAAAAAGGGCTTTTACTTGAAAGAAGCAAGCCTGTATTTTGGAGCTGGGCAGCTCAATCAGCCTTAGCTGAAGCTGAGGTGGAATATGAAGATAAAGAGGATTACTCACTTTTTGTAGCCTTTGATTTAGATGAAAAAGCTTGTGAAAAGCTTGGAGTAAAAGAAGCAAAGGCTGTGATTTGGACAACTACGCCTTGGACTTTGGTAGCAAATGTAGCTATAGCCTTAAATCCAGATGAAGAATACGTACTTACAAGTGAAAATTTAATCTTTGCAAAGCCTTTGCTTAAAAGTATGGTAGAAAAGGGCTTAACTAAAGCTCAAGTGCAAAAAAGTTTTAAAGCTAGTGAGCTTGAGTATCTTGAGGCTATCAATCCTTTAAATTCAAGAAAATCCTTACTCATATTAGGCGATCATGTCTTAATGGACGGAGGAACTGGGCTTGTGCATACAGCTCCAGGACATGGTGAAGATGATTATCATGTGGGGTTAAAATACAAGCTTGAAGTGCTTATGCCTGTTGATGATAAGGGACTTTATGATGAAACTTTAAGAACAAAAGCACTTTTACCACAAGATAAACTTGATGAGTTTATCGGACTTCATATCTTTAAGGCAAATGAAAAGATTATAGAGTTGCTTGGCTCAAGTGTGTTATCTTGTTCTAAATTCATACACTCTTATCCATTTTGCTGGAGGACGCACAAACCTGTGATTTATAGGGCGACAAAGCAATGGTTTGTTGTAATGGATGAAAAAAAACTTAGCCAAAAAAGCCTAAGAGAGCTCGCCTTAAAAGAGCTTGAAAAGATCAAATTTTATCCACAAAGTGGGATTAAACGCATAGGTTCTATGGTGCAAAATCGCCCTGATTGGTGTATCTCAAGGCAAAGAGCTTGGGGAACACCAATAGCTTTTTTAAGAGATAAAAAAACAAAAGAAGTGCTTTTAGACTTTGCTTTATATGAGCATATAGCAAAGATTTTTGAGCAAAAAGGAGCTGATGCGTGGTGGAATTTGAGCATAGCTGAACTTTTACCGCCAAACTCAAGCTATGAGGCTAAAGACTTAGAAAAGGTTGAAGATATACTTGATGTGTGGTTTGATAGTGGTTCTACCTTTGAGGCTGTGCTTAAAAGCGGACTTTATGATGCAGGTGAATTTCCAGCAAGTATGTATTTAGAGGGTAGCGATCAGCACAGAGGTTGGTTTCAAAGCTCGCTTTTAATCTCTTCAATCATCAATGAAAAAGCCCCTTATAAAAGTGTTTTAACGCATGGTTTTACCATAGATGAAAAGGGTCAAAAGATGAGTAAGTCTAAGGGCAATGTCATCGATCCAAAAATGGTTGCAAAGACTTATGGAGTAGAGGTTTTAAGGCTGTGGATTTTTTTAAGTGATTATTCAAGTGATTTAAAAATTTCAGAAAATATACTCAAACAAGTTGCCGAACAATATAGAAAAATCCGCAATACCCTGCGTTTTTTACTCGCAAATACCAACGATCTTGAATTCTTAGAAACACAAAATTTTAGCCTCATTGATAAGTGGATATTAAGCAAAGCAAGCAAGGTTTTTGCAAGTACAAAGGCTTTGTTTGATGCTTATGAATTTGCTAAAGCTTATGGACTTTTGATGAATTTTCTTATCGCCGATTTAAGTGGAATTTATCTTGATATTTGCAAGGATAGATTGTATTGTGATGCAAAAAACTCGCCTAAAAGACAAAGTGCGCAAAGTGCTATGGCTTTGATAGCAAAAGAGCTTTTAATCCTACTAGCTCCTACCTTAACTTACAGCGTTGATGAGGCTTTAGAGCATGCAAATACGCTTATAAAAGGCAGTGCAAAAGATGTATTTGATCTTTGTTTTGATGGGGGTTTGGAGTATGATTTTAAGATAGAAGATGAATTATTGTTGAGTGCTAGAGCGAAATTTTTAGAACAAATTGACACTCTTAAAAAAGATAAAATCATCAAATCAACCTTAGAACTCAGCCTGCAAAGCACAGCAAATGAGCTTTTAAGCCATGATATAAGTGAGATTGAGGACTTTTTTATGGTGAGCGAGGTGCAAAGCTTTGATCAAAGTGAAGCTTTGGCTGAATTTAGTGTAGGAGATCATCAATTTAAAATCATTAAAGCAAGTAAGCACAAATGCCCAAGATGTTGGAAATTTCACGCTAAAAGTGAAAATGAACCTTGCTCAAGATGTGCTAAGGTTTTAAAGGCGATGAATGTTTAGTCAAGAAGTGCCAACAAGTCTTATCATCACAACGATAATTGTCGTTTTTGCCCTAGCTGGGCTTTTTTTTGTTTTAATTAAGAAAAAGGATAAAAAATGCTGAGTTTAAAAGAGGCTTTAAAGCTCTCAAAAAATGAGCTTGATGAGCTAAGAAAAGAGCTTAATGAAAGAGCTAAAAAAGAAGCAAAAATAGGTGCTTATGTCGAGCAGTTTTTAGGAAAAGATTTAAGTCAAAGTGGGGATGGCGTGCCTATAGCGATAAAGGACAATATCAGCGTAAAAGACTGGGAGCTTACTTGTGCAAGCAAGATTTTACAAGGTTATGTTGCGCCTTATGATGCTACGGCTATAGTAAATTTAAAGAAAAATGGCTTTGCACCTTATGGCAGGACAAATATGGACGAATTTGCTATGGGAAGCACCACAGCAACTTCCTTTTATGGCAAAACCTTAAATCCTCTTGATCCTACAAGGGTGCCGGGCGGCTCAAGTGGAGGCAGTGCCGCAGCAGTTGCAGCAAACCTAGCTTTAGCAAGCTTAGGTTCTGATACGGGCGGTTCTGTGCGTCAGCCAGCAGCTTTTTGTGGTTGTGTGGGTTTTAAGCCAAGTTATGGCAGGGTAAGTAGGTATGGACTTAGTGCCTACTCATCAAGCCTTGATCAAATCGGTGTTTTGACAAGAAGCGTTGAGGACGCTGCTTTTCTTTATGATGCTATAGCTGGAGCTGATGAAAAAGACAGCACCAGCTTAAATGAGCCTTTTGAGCTAACTGCACCAAAGCTAAATTCCAAAGCAAAAGCCAAAATCGCTGTGATACAAAATTATATAGATGAATGCACTCCAGAGGTAAAAAGTGCTTTATTAGCAAGTCTTGATAAGCTTAAAAGCGAAGGCTTTGAGCTTGAGTTTCACTCCTTGCAAGATTCTAAATTTGATATAGCAGCATATTATATCATCGCTACGGCTGAAGCAAGTGCGAATTTAAGCCGCTATGATGGGGTGCGTTATGGAAGAAGGGCTGAAAATTTAAGCAATCTTAAGGATTTATATATAAAAAGCAGAAGCGAGGGCTTTGGTGATGAGGTTAAAAGACGTATAATGCTAGGGTGTTTTGTGCTTAGTAGTGGGTATTATGATGCCTATTATATCAAGGCTCAAAAAGCAAGGGCATTGATTAAACAAAAATACGACGAGCTTTTAAAAGGAGCTGATCTTATCTTTATGCCTGTTACTCCAAGCACAGCCTTTGAGTTTAACAGCCAAAAAAGCCCTATGCAAGTGTATTTAGAAGATATTTTTACTATTTCTGTAAATTTAGCTGGTTTGGCTGGAATTTCTGTGCCTATAGCTAAGGATAAGGACGGGCTTAATATCTCAGCTCAGCTTATTTCAAATGATGAATTAAAGCTTTTAAACTCAGCCCTTAGCCTTGAAAATTTAGTAAAGGAAAACAAATGAAGATCATCAAACGCGCTTTAACCTTTGAAGATGTGCTTTTAGTGCCTCAGTATTCTGAAATTTTACCTAAAGAAGTAAGGGTAGAAACTCGTTTAAGTAAAAACTTAAAGCTTAATATCCCTATCATCTCAGCAGCCATGGACACAGTTACAGAACACAGAGCTGCTATTACTATGGCAAGGCTTGGTGGAGTAGGCATAATCCACAAAAATATGGATACAGCAAGCCAAGCAAGAGAAGTCAAACGAGTGAAAAAAAGTGAAAGCGGAGTTATCATCGATCCTATTTTCATCAGCCCAAAAGCAAGCGTAAAAGATGCCCTTGATCTTATGGCAGAGTATAGAATTTCAGGCGTTCCAGTTGTTGATGAAGAAAAAGTTCTCATAGGCATTTTAACAAATCGCGATTTGCGTTTTGAAGGCAGGCTTGATAACTTGGTTGAAAATGTCATGACAAAAGCACCTTTAATCACGGCTTTAAAAGGCTGCACCCTTGATGATGCAGAAAAGATTTTTAGCACAAACAAGGTAGAAAAACTCCCAATCGTCGATGAAAAAGGACGACTTGAGGGCTTAATTACCATTAAAGATTTAAAAAAACGCAAAGAATACCCAAATTCAAACAAAGATGAGTTTGGAAGGCTTTTAGTTGGTGCTGCTGTTGGAGTAGGACAGCTTGAAAGGGTGCAAGCTCTTGTTGAAGCTGGGGTTGATATCATTGTGCTTGATAGCGCACACGGGCATTCAAAGGGTATTATTGATACAGCAAAGGCTATAAAAAAGACCTTTCCTAAGCTTGAGCTCATCGCTGGTAATGTCGCTACAGCAAAAGCCACAAAGGCTCTTTGTGAGGCTGGGGTTGATGGGGTTAAGGTAGGCATAGGACCAGGAAGCATTTGCACTACACGTATAGTTTCAGGTGTAGGCGTGCCTCAAATTTCAGCCATAGAAGAATGTGCCTTAGAGGCGAGTAAATTTGGTGTTCCAGTGATAGCTGATGGAGGTATTAAATACTCAGGCGATATAGCAAAGGCTCTTGCAGCAGGAGCAAGCTCAGTGATGATAGGCTCACTTTTAGCTGGCACTGATGAAAGTCCGGGCGAGCTTTTTACCTTTCAAGGCAGGCAGTATAAGACTTATAGAGGCATGGGAAGCTTAGCAGCTATGCAAAAGGGAAGCTCAGATCGCTATTTTCAAGAAGGAACAGCCAGTGAAAAGCTCGTGCCAGAAGGCATAGAAGGACGTGTACCTTATATAGGCAACATCAAAAGTGTGCTTCATCAGCTTGTAGGTGGTTTAAGATCGGCTATGGGTTATGTTGGAGCAAGGGATATACTTGATTTTCAAGAAAAGGCTGAATTTGTAGAAATCACTTCAGCTGGACTTAAAGAAAGCCATGTGCATGATGTCATCATCACTCAAGAAGCCCCAAATTATAAGGTCAATCAATGAGCTTTGAAGAGAATTTAAACAAGGCAAACAAAGCCCTAGAAGAGCTTAACAAAGATGAATTAAGTCTTGATGAAAGTGTAAAAATTTACAAACAAGGCTTAGAATTTATCAAAAATGCAAGAGAACTTTTAGAAAAAGCCAAGCTTGAGATAAAGGAAATTGATGAGTAAAATAGCTGCACTTCAGCTAGCGACTTTGCCTTTAAGCGAGATGAGGCTTGATTATTATCTTAAAGCTTCAAAACAAAGTGGAGCAAATCTTGTCGTGCTTGGCGAATATGTGCTAAACAGCTTTTTTACCGAGCTTTTAACCATGCCTAAAAATATGATTAAAGAACAAAGCGAGGCAAAAAAAGAAAGCCTCGTGCGTTTAGCAAAAAAGTATGAACTCAGTATCATCGCGCCTTTTATCGAGGTGCAAAGTAAAGCTTATAAAAAAGTGTGTTTAAAGGTAACTTCAAATGGCGAAATTTCAAGCTACGAACAGCAAATTCTTATGCCTTATACGCATTGGAATGAAGAGAAATTCTTTAGCAACAAAAGCACGAACTTAAAACTTTTTCATTTTGATTATGAGGGTATAAAATGCGCCTTACTTTTTGGCTTTGAGGCTCATTTTGACGCCTTTTGGGCTTTGATTAGAGCTAAAAAAATCGATCTAGTGATACTCCCAAGTGCTTGCACTTTTAAAAGTCAGCAAAGATGGCTAGAACTTCTTAAAACAAGGGCTTTTTTAAACTCAGTAGCTATTTTAAGAGTAAACCGCATAGGACAACTTAAAAATGATGAAGATTGGCTTTTTTATGGTGATAGTTTGTATATAAATGCTTTTGGCGAGCTTGAAGATAGACTAAAATCTGATGAAGAAATGCTTATCATAGAGCCTGTAAAGGCTGATGAGGCGCGTAAAATTTGGGGCTTTGATAGACTAGCTAAAAAGCATAAGGCTTAAAAAAGGTTAGATTTGAATTTAAATGCCGAAATTTTAAATAAAAATATTGCAGCGCTTATCTCAGGCACAAATGAGCCACTTGCTCGCAAGCTTTTAGATTTTTTGAAAAGCAAAAGTTTTACTCGCTTTAGTTTAAGTGAGGATTTTAATATCTATGACAAAAGCAATCAAACTTTTATGTATGAAAATTTAGAAAATGAGCTAGAGCATTTTTATACACATATACTTGCTTCAAGTCCTCGTTATCCTTTTATCTGTCTTTATGGTATAGCTAATGCTTTTCTTGTGAAAAAGCTTGCAAGGCATTATAAGCATATCTTTGTTTTTGAAAGCGAGCTTGAGCTTTTTGCTTTGGCTTTATCAAGCGTTGATCTAAGCTTGGAGCTAACAAGTGGAAAGGTTTATCTCATCGATAGCTTAGAAGAAAAGGTAGCAACGCAACTTTTGATTTTGTTTGATCAAAAAGATATGTTTGAATACCTTCTTTTATATGAACTTTTTATAAACAATGCCTATTATAGTCGTTTTTATGAGCAAGAGCTTAAAAACATCAATGAATTTATCCTAGAACATATTCAAATCGTTATTCGCAATCTTAATCTTAACTCCAAGCTTCCTTTGTTGAATTATCAGAATTTTCTTAGCAATACACCCGCAATGCTTCAAAGCATTCCTTTTCAAAAATTACTCAGTCAAAGAAAGGGTAAATTTGACACAGCCATTGTCGTTTCAGCAGGTCCTAGTTTAAACAAACAGCTTGAGCTTTTGGCTATGGTGCAAGAAAAGGCTGTGATTTTTTGTGCAGATGGAAGCTTAAATACGCTTTTAGCGTGCAAAATCAAACCAGATTATGTGACAAATTTAGATTATAGCGATCATGCTTTGAAATTTTTTCAATGCACCTTACCTTCAAAAACAATCAACGCCATTTCTGCTTCAACTCATCCTAATATGCTTGCAAAACTTGAAAACAAATGCGTGATCTTAAAAACCACTCCTATATATGAGCGTTTTGGCTTGAGTGAATTTGGATATTTAGATGTTGGCACCCAAGTTTCTCATTTTTCTTATGTGCTTGCTTTAGAACTTGGTTTTAAAACTATTATTATGCTAGGACAAGATTTAGCTTTTGATGAGGCTGGAAATTCACACGCTAAAGGTTTTGCTTACGGACAAAGCTTTGAAGCTGAAGAAGAATTTACAAAGCTTAAAGTTTTAGCTTATGGCGGTAAGGGCGAGGTTTTGACGCATTATACTTGGTATGATTATAAGATAAAACTTGAGTTTCTTTTTTCTTGTAATGCTTTAAAGGCTAAATTTTACAATGCTACAGAAGGTGGAGCAAGGATAGCTTTTACTGAGGAGCTTAGTTTTAAAGAGTGCTGCGAGCGTTTTTTGAGTAAAGAAAAGCCAGAATTTGAAGTCCCTAAAAGTTTGCCAGAAAACAAAAGTAAAAAGCTTTTGCTTAAATTTAAAGAAAAATTACAAAAAGATCAAAAAACTTGCGAACTTTTCTTAAATGATAGCACAAGTTTATATCAGGCTTTAGACAATATCTTAAACTCAAACAAAGATTTGCCTCTTGAGTTCTTGCAAAGCGTAAAAGCAAGTATAGAAAAGCTTAATTTTAGTTTAGATACTAGTGATTTTTGTCAAGATGGTATGCTTAGGGCAGTGTTTTTTCAAAGAGGAAGACTTATAAGCAAGGTTTTAAATTCAAAAATTCAAGATGAAAAATTATATTTGTTTCATTTTGTGTGTGCTTATAAAGAATGGCTCGAGCTTTTTATACAAGCCTTAGATGAAAGAAAAAAAGCCATTGAAGAAGCTTTGTTTGAAAGATAATTATAATTACAAATTTATAATTCATTTTTTGTGTATAACATATCAAAGTTTTTATTTTTTGCCCTAAAATTAAGCAAAAAAAGTGTAGAATTAGCTTTTTAAATTGAAGGTTTATCATGCAAAAAATTCATTTTATCGGTATTGGTGGCATTGGCATTTCTGCTCTTGCTCGTTTTTTAAAAGAAAAAGGTTTTAGTATTAGCGGGAGTGATTTGCAAGCTTCTAAGATCACTACTGAACTTGAAAATGAAGGCGTGATAATCAGCATTCCTCATCATAAAGATAATGTCTTAGGCAAGGACTTAGTCATTTACTCAGCTGCCATTAAAGAAGAAAATCCAGAGCTTAAAGAAGCTAGAGCCAAAGGCATAAAATGCCTTTCACGCAAAGAGGCTTTACCTCTTATCTTGCAAGATAAAAAGGTTTTTGCTGTGGCTGGAGCACATGGAAAAAGCACTACTTCAAGTATATTAGCCTCGCTTTTAGATGAAAGCTCAGTCATCATAGGAGCGATTTTAAAGGAATTTAACTCAAATATGATCTATAAAGAAAACGAAAAGCTTATCTTTGAAGCTGATGAATCAGATAGTTCTTTTCTAAACTCAAATCCTTATTTAGCCTTAGTAACAAATGCAGAAGCTGAGCATTTAGAGCATTATAATGATGATATTTCTAAGCTTCATCTAGCCTATAAAGACTTTTTAATGAGTGCACAATTAAGAGTGATTAATGCTGAAGATGAGTTTTTAAGCACGCTAAAATGCGAAGCAACAAGGCTTTATCCAAGTAAGGATATAAAAAATATCAGCATGACTTTAGAAAATTTTAAGCCCTATGTAAGCTTTGAGCTTAAGAACCTTGGTGAGTTTAAAGTGCAGGGCATGGGCGAGCATTTAGCCCTTGATGCGTCTTTAGCTATACTGGCTACTCAACCTTTTAAAGAGCCTGAGCAAATTAGAGCGAAGTTAAAAAATTATCAAGGTATCAAAAAACGTTTTGATATACTTTTAGCCAATGAAAAATGTGCGATTATTGATGATTATGGACACCATCCAACCGAGATAAAAGCCACTTTAAAAGCAGCCTTTGAGTATGCTAAGCTTGCAGGATATTCAAAAATCACAGCCATTTTTCAGCCTCATCGCTATACTCGTTTAGCTTTAAATTTACAAGGCTTTAAAGAAGCTTTTAAAGGCGTTGATGAGCTATTAATCTTGCCTGTATATGCAGCTGGAGAAAGCAAGATAGAGCTCAATTTACAAGCTGTTTTTGAGAAAGCACTTTTTATAAATGATATTAAACGTATAGGAAATTCTTTGGTTGATGATAGTGGTAGAGTTTTTGATACTGGACTTATTATAGGCTTTGGGGCTGGAGATATTAGTCAAAAACTTAGGCTTTGATTAAGGGTGGTTTGTGTTAGAAAAGCTTGTCGTTCAACTTGATTTAAATGAGTATTTACAATCCTTTGAAAAGCTTTTTGCGCGTAAAAAAAGCTTTATTTTACAAGGTGATTCTAGCCTTCATTTTAAACGCATTAATGAGCTTTGCGAGCTTGAGTTTAAGCCAGCCCCAAACCTTAAAAACCTTGATATAGCTTTAACTCACTTAAGCAAGCAAGGGGTATTGCATTTAGAAGAAATTTTTGAATTTGTTAAAATCATCTCATATTTTATATATCTTAAAAAACTTGAATTTAAGCCAAATTTAGGCTCTTGGCTTGATAAGATCATTATCCCAAACGCATTTGAAAGCTTGCTTGAAAGCTTTACGCAAAAAGGCGAGTTAAAAACTGATCTTGATGAAAGGCTGATTAATCTTGAAAATGTCTTAAAGCTTAAAAAAGAAAGCATACAAAATGAGTTTAAAAAGCTTATTTATTCAAAGTCCTTAAGCCCTTATCTTATCGATACGCAAATTCATCTTATCAGCCAAAGTGAAGCCTTGCTTGTAAGAGGGGGCTTTACGCACGCTATAAAGGCAAAGATAGTAGCTAGAAGCAGTAGTGGAGGCTTTTATATCCTGCCTTTAAGCGTTGAAAATTTGCAAAATGATATGGCAAAAATTCAAAATGAAAAAGAAATGATTTATTATGAATATGCTAAAAATTTCTCCTTGCTTTTGCATAAGAATTTAGCCTTTTTAAAATTTATTAATTCAGCCTTTGATCTTTTTGATCATT includes these proteins:
- a CDS encoding carbon-nitrogen hydrolase family protein, which gives rise to MSKIAALQLATLPLSEMRLDYYLKASKQSGANLVVLGEYVLNSFFTELLTMPKNMIKEQSEAKKESLVRLAKKYELSIIAPFIEVQSKAYKKVCLKVTSNGEISSYEQQILMPYTHWNEEKFFSNKSTNLKLFHFDYEGIKCALLFGFEAHFDAFWALIRAKKIDLVILPSACTFKSQQRWLELLKTRAFLNSVAILRVNRIGQLKNDEDWLFYGDSLYINAFGELEDRLKSDEEMLIIEPVKADEARKIWGFDRLAKKHKA
- the guaB gene encoding IMP dehydrogenase, with the protein product MKIIKRALTFEDVLLVPQYSEILPKEVRVETRLSKNLKLNIPIISAAMDTVTEHRAAITMARLGGVGIIHKNMDTASQAREVKRVKKSESGVIIDPIFISPKASVKDALDLMAEYRISGVPVVDEEKVLIGILTNRDLRFEGRLDNLVENVMTKAPLITALKGCTLDDAEKIFSTNKVEKLPIVDEKGRLEGLITIKDLKKRKEYPNSNKDEFGRLLVGAAVGVGQLERVQALVEAGVDIIVLDSAHGHSKGIIDTAKAIKKTFPKLELIAGNVATAKATKALCEAGVDGVKVGIGPGSICTTRIVSGVGVPQISAIEECALEASKFGVPVIADGGIKYSGDIAKALAAGASSVMIGSLLAGTDESPGELFTFQGRQYKTYRGMGSLAAMQKGSSDRYFQEGTASEKLVPEGIEGRVPYIGNIKSVLHQLVGGLRSAMGYVGARDILDFQEKAEFVEITSAGLKESHVHDVIITQEAPNYKVNQ
- a CDS encoding motility associated factor glycosyltransferase family protein codes for the protein MNLNAEILNKNIAALISGTNEPLARKLLDFLKSKSFTRFSLSEDFNIYDKSNQTFMYENLENELEHFYTHILASSPRYPFICLYGIANAFLVKKLARHYKHIFVFESELELFALALSSVDLSLELTSGKVYLIDSLEEKVATQLLILFDQKDMFEYLLLYELFINNAYYSRFYEQELKNINEFILEHIQIVIRNLNLNSKLPLLNYQNFLSNTPAMLQSIPFQKLLSQRKGKFDTAIVVSAGPSLNKQLELLAMVQEKAVIFCADGSLNTLLACKIKPDYVTNLDYSDHALKFFQCTLPSKTINAISASTHPNMLAKLENKCVILKTTPIYERFGLSEFGYLDVGTQVSHFSYVLALELGFKTIIMLGQDLAFDEAGNSHAKGFAYGQSFEAEEEFTKLKVLAYGGKGEVLTHYTWYDYKIKLEFLFSCNALKAKFYNATEGGARIAFTEELSFKECCERFLSKEKPEFEVPKSLPENKSKKLLLKFKEKLQKDQKTCELFLNDSTSLYQALDNILNSNKDLPLEFLQSVKASIEKLNFSLDTSDFCQDGMLRAVFFQRGRLISKVLNSKIQDEKLYLFHFVCAYKEWLELFIQALDERKKAIEEALFER
- the gatA gene encoding Asp-tRNA(Asn)/Glu-tRNA(Gln) amidotransferase subunit GatA translates to MLSLKEALKLSKNELDELRKELNERAKKEAKIGAYVEQFLGKDLSQSGDGVPIAIKDNISVKDWELTCASKILQGYVAPYDATAIVNLKKNGFAPYGRTNMDEFAMGSTTATSFYGKTLNPLDPTRVPGGSSGGSAAAVAANLALASLGSDTGGSVRQPAAFCGCVGFKPSYGRVSRYGLSAYSSSLDQIGVLTRSVEDAAFLYDAIAGADEKDSTSLNEPFELTAPKLNSKAKAKIAVIQNYIDECTPEVKSALLASLDKLKSEGFELEFHSLQDSKFDIAAYYIIATAEASANLSRYDGVRYGRRAENLSNLKDLYIKSRSEGFGDEVKRRIMLGCFVLSSGYYDAYYIKAQKARALIKQKYDELLKGADLIFMPVTPSTAFEFNSQKSPMQVYLEDIFTISVNLAGLAGISVPIAKDKDGLNISAQLISNDELKLLNSALSLENLVKENK
- the xseB gene encoding exodeoxyribonuclease VII small subunit; amino-acid sequence: MSFEENLNKANKALEELNKDELSLDESVKIYKQGLEFIKNARELLEKAKLEIKEIDE